The Deltaproteobacteria bacterium genome segment GCGACCCGTGCGGGCTCGATGCAGATCCGGAATGATCCCCGGGCGTTCAGCGAAATAACGCGGCCGGCGTCGCGTTGGTGAGGGGTGGAGGCTATGCTGCCAAGGATGTCCGGGGGCACTCTCGGCGCGCGTCCGGCCCTGCGCGAGCGGCTGGCGGTCGCTGCGATCACCATCGTGGCGGTGCTCCTGTTCGGGCTCGCCGGCTGTTCACGGACGCCGGCGCCGATCATGGAGATGAGCGCCGATGCGGTGCCCGGGTTGATCGAGGTCGAGCTGCGCGCGCGCGCCGCCGTGCCCGGCAAGGTGATCGACGAGGAGGCGCAGGAAGACGATCTGTACGGCGACGTCTTCTCGCCCGAGTACGACGTCGAGCTGCAGGTCGAACCGGGCACCGAGGCGGAGGTGCTTGCGCAGCTCCGCGCGCGCTCCGACGTGATCTGGGCGGAGCCGGTGGTCAGCTACAACGCCCTCTGGATCCCAGACGACCCGGACTTCTCGAAACAATGGCATCTCAAGGCTGTCGGGGCGGAGAGTGCGTGGGACGCCACCCGCGGCGAGGGTGTGACCGTCGCCGTCATCGACACCGGCATCTATCCCGTCGACGATCTCGATCCGGAGCGCCTGGTCAAAGGGTGGAACTTTGTCGGCCACAACGACGATGCGCGCGACGATCATGCGCACGGGACCCACGTCGCCGGCACCGTCGCGCAGAGCACCGGCAACGGAAAAGGCGTCGCCGGCATGGCGCCCGCGGCGCGTCTGATGCCGGTCAAAGTGCTGTCCGCCTTCGGGAGCGGCACCTCGCACGACATCGCCGAGGGGATCCGCTGGGCCGTCGACCACGGCGCGCGCGTCCTCAACCTGTCTCTCGGCGGAGGGGCACGATCCTTGGCGATGGAATCCGCGGTGGCGTATGCCCGCCGCCGGGGCGCGGTGGTCGTCTGCGCCGCGGGAAACGGCGGGTCGCGCGGAGTTTCGTATCCGGCCGCCTATCCGGACGCGTTCGCGATCAGCGCTGTGGGACCGCGCGGCCGGCTTGCTCCCTACAGCTCGTTCGGGCCGCAGATCGCCATTGCGGCGCCCGGCGGAGACAAGTCGCAAGGGGAAGAATCCGGCGTACTGCAGCAGACGCTCGCGGATGGAAGCACCACGGAAGCGGCCTACCGCTGGTTCCAGGGGACCAGCATGGCCACCCCGCACGTCGCCGGCGCGGCGGCGCTCGTCATGTCGCTCGGCGTCTCGGCGCCGGGCGCGGTCGAGGGTCTGCTGCGCAGCACCGCGCAGGATCCGCCTGAGAGCAGCAGCGAGCGCTATGGGTCGGGGCTCCTCGACGCCGCCGCGGCAGTGCGCCAGGCGACACTGTGGTGGGGACTGTGGCGTCTTGCGTTCGCGGTCCTCGGTGCCTGGTTCGCGCTCCGCCATGCCCGCGCGCTGGACCAGATTCGCGCGACAGAGAAGCCCGGTCCGGCGTTCTGGGCGGGACTCGCCCTCGGTTCGGGCGCTCTGGCGATGCTCGCCCCGGCTTTTGGCGAGCGGATCCCGCTGATGTCGTTCCTCGCACTGCCGCCGGCTGCCTGGCCGCAGCGATTCCTGACGCCTTGGGCCGGCTACGCCGGTTGGAGCGCGCTGGTTCCTTTCATCCTCGCGCTCCTGGCGCGGCTTTCGGCGCGTCCGCTGCAGAATGCGTTCGGTGCGGCGGTCGCAGGCCTCGCCTTCGGCTGGGCGGGGACGCTGCTGCACGCGGCGCTCTGGCGGACGGTCGCTTTGCCGTGGATGCCTTCCCTGCTGATGCCGTTCTGGTTGCTGGCGAGCGCGCTGGTGGCCTGGGTCGCTGGGCGGGGCCTGCTCGCGCGGGAGTCGCTGCGGTGAAGATCACCGGCACCGTCGAATTCGTCGACCTCGAAGGCGGGCTCTGGCGGCTGACGGCCGACGACGGCAAGCGGTACACGCTGATCGGCGCGAGGGGCGACCTCAAGTCCGCCAAAGGCGCGCGGGTGGAGGTCGAAGGCGCCCTCGACGAAGGATTCGGAATCGGAATGTCGGGGCCGCAATTGCGCGTCGCGCGCATCCGCAAGATTTAGGACCGCAGCGCGAACACCACCTGCAATCCCCAGATCACCGCGACGACCCAGGTGAGCCCCAGAGCAGCGGCGGCGCCGCGCCCCGGACCGCCGGCGATCTCCGCTGCATCGTCCGGCACGGATCGGCGCAAGAGCCGCGCGAGCTCCCACAGCCCGAGGATGAACAGCGTCGCGCCCAGGGCGAGCACCCATGCCGGCGGTGGCACGTCGGGATCCTCCCAGCCGAGCAGGAACGCGCCGCCCGCGATGCCGTTGTTGACCGCGTGCCCGATCATCGCCGCCCACAGCGACCCGCTCCACCAGCGCAGGGCACCGAGCAGCATTCCGATCTCCAGCAGGCCGATGAACCCGACGGCGTCCATGTGCAAGAGCGAGAAGAGAGCGCCGCTCACCACCAGGGCCGCCAAAGGGCCCCAGCTGCGCCGCAGAGCCGGCAAAGCGAATCCGCGGAAGAACAGCTCCTCTCCGAGCGGCGCCGCGAGGGTGACAGTGATCAGCATCGGCATCGCGTTCATCCGGAACACGGTGTCGAGCATGCGCTGCTTGGCGTCGAAGTCCTCCACCACGCCGCGGGGCAGTACGTTGTGGGCAATCCAGGTGAGAAACGAGACGACGGGCTGATTGACTGCCGCGACCGCCGCCGCGACGAGCGCATGTCGGAGGGAAAGGCGTCGCAGTCCCAGCCAGGGCGCGAATTGGATCCCGGCGAAGCCGAGCACGAACGCCGCCGGCAGCGCGATGGCCAGCGCTTCGGTGATCCAGAGGCCGCTGACGATGCCCCGCTGCTGCGCCGGAGCGCCGATCACCAGCATGCCGAAGAGGAGCGCGACGTACGCAGCCATGGCGCTTCCCGCTCCCAGCTTGCCCGGCGGCGACATGAGGCGCGCCCCATACCACGTCGGGTCTGTCATTTCACGCTGCCGGCTTAGCGGATGCGGGTGGGCCGTTCCGCCATTACGCTGCAAGCAGATGGCCGACGATGAACACGGTCGTCCAGGCGGAGCTCGGGCGGCATCCCGACGAGCTGTTCGCGGACTTCCAGCGGGAGCCGATGGCGGCGGCATCGCTCGGCCAGGTCCACGCCGCGCGGCTGGGCGACGGCCGCGAAGTGGTGGTGAAGGTGCAGTACCCGGGCATCGAGAAGGCGCTCGAGAACGATCTGGCGAACGCCGCCGTTCTGGTGCGCGGGTTCGCGTTGACGGGGCAAGCCCTGGACGGACGTCCGTACTACGAAGAGCTCCGGGCATCGCTGCTGCGCGAGCTGGACTACGTCCAGGAGGCGGCGCAGGCGGACGCCTACCGGATCGCGGCGCAGCGCTACCCGGAGCTGGTGGTTCCCGCCGTCGTCTACGAGCGCAGCTCGCGGCGCGTCCTCTGCCTGGAGCGGATCCGGGGAAAGCCGCTGCTCGACTTCATGGACTCGGACGCGACCGCGGAGGAGCGCTTCCGTGTCGCGCGCCTGTTGATCTTCGCCATCTGGGGGCCGTTCTACGCCGCGCGCCTGGTGCACGCCGACCCGCACCCGGGCAATTTCTTCGTGCTCCCCGGCGACAGGCTGGGCGTGCTCGACTTCGGCTCGACCAAGGTGCTCTCCGAACGTTTCGCCGGCGTGTATCGAGTGTTCCTCGATGAGAATGACGCCGGGCGTGCGCACCCCGACGTAGGGCCGATGCTGAAGAAGGCCGGCTTCCGGTTCCTCGGCGACGACGAGGAGGAGGCCTTCGAGTTCTGCCAGCGGATCGCCGACATCGTGCAGCGACCGATCCAGAGCGAGACCTACGACTTCGGTTCGGAGGCGCTGTTCTGGGAAGTCAAGCGCGCCTTCCGCAGCGACCCGCGCACCGGTTTCACCATCAAGCCACCTCCGGAAGCGCTGCTGTTCTACCGATCGGCGGCGGGCGTCGCCCAGGATCTGCGCCTGCTCAAGGCCGCGGGGCCCCGTCCGCGCCGTGCTGAAGGAGATTCAGCAGCGCGGCAGCGCGTGGTAAAGCCTGCGGCAGTGGATCGCCCGCAGCAGCTCGTCGACAAGCCGGAACAGCTCGCCGCCTGCGTGGACGATGTCTCCCGCAGCTCCCGCGTCGGCCTCGATACCGAGAGCAACGGATTCCACGCGTACTTCGAGAAGGTCTGCCTCCTGCAGGTCGCGACGCCCGACGCCGATTGGGCGATCGATACCCTGGCCCTGCCGATCTCGCCGCTTCTCCCCCTGCTCGCGGATCCGCGCCGCGAGTGCATCCTGCACGCCGCGGAGTACGACGTGCTCTGCATGAAGCGCGATTACGGACTCTCGTTCGGGCGCATCTTCGACACGCATGCTGCTGCGAAGACGCTGGGCCTGGAGAAGTTCGGCTTGCACGACCTGCTCGCGGAGCAGCTCGGCGTTGCGCTCGCCATCGACGAGCAGCGGAGCGACTGGGGAAAGCGACCACTCTCGGCCGAGCAGCTCGAATATGCGTTCGCGGACGTTCGCTATCTCTTGCCGCTTCGGGAGAAGCTGGGCGACGAGCTCGCCTCGCGAAGCCTGATCACGGAGGCGGAGGCGGAGTTCGGGCGCCTGGTCGCGAAGGAGCCGCGAGCGCGCGAGTTCGATCCCGAGGGGTGGCAGAGAATGAAGGCGGCGCGCATCCTGGACGGCCGCGGCCGGGCCGTCCTGCGCGAGCTCTACCTGTTGCGCGATCAGCGCGCCAGGGAATTGAACCGGCCCGCCTTCAAGGTGCTCTCCGATCTCTTCCTCGCCGAGACGGCGCGGCGGCTCCCGAAGAGCGAGGACGAGCTGGTCCGCATTCCGGGGACGTCGCCGATGGCGTTGAAAAAGATTGGCGCGCAGGTCCTCGCCGCGGTGCGCGCAGGAATGGCAGCGGAGCCGCTGGCGCGCCCACGGCCTGGCGGAGACGGGCGCTGGCGGAAGGGCGCGCCGCAAGCTCCTTCACCGGAAGTAGAGGATCGATACGAGCGGCTGCGCGCATGGCGGCGGGTGCGGGCGGAGGCGCGGAAGGTGGAGGTCCAGGTGATCGCGCCGAACGCCGTCCTGTGGGCCATCGCGCGAGCAAATCCCCCGGACCTCGACGCGCTCTCGCGCGTGGAGGGTATGGATCCGTTTCGCCTCGAGCAGTACGGCCCATCGATCCTGGAAGCGCTGCAATCCGGCTCGGGGCAGCAGAAGCTCATCTGAAAACCGTACAGTCTCAGGCGTAGCCGCAAAGTCGCACCCTTCGGTGCGGCAGCGGCTAAAAATTCGCACCCGATTTCGGCGCCGGCACCGTCTCCGAGAGCCGCGGCGGAGCACCTCCAGCGAGGATCCGATACGCGCTCCACGCGCCCATCACCGCTTTCACGTACCTGCGCGTCTCGCGATACGGCAAACTCTCGACCCATTCGTCGAGCTGCTGCTCGGCGCCGCGCGCCGCCCAGGGAACTGCCACCCGCGGCCCGGCGTTGTACGCCGCCAGCGCCACCGCGGGCTCTCCGAACCGTCCGACCAGCTCCGACAGATACCAGCCTCCCAGGTCGATGGCCATTCCGGGATCGACGAGTTGCTCCTCCCGCAGCGGCGGCCGTCCGAGGACCACGGCCGCCCGCCGGGCGGTGGCGGGAAGAAGCTGCAAGAGTCCCACGGCGCCGGCGGGGCTGCGGACGTCGGCCCTGAACAGGCTCTCCCGCCGCATCACCGCCAGCAGCAGATAAGGATCGAGGCGCGTCCGCTCCGCCGCGCGAGCCACCTGGTCGGGAAAGGCCGGGGGATACGCGCCCTCGAGCACGGCCGCCGGTGCGCGAGGACCGCGATCGCCGAGAA includes the following:
- a CDS encoding peptidase S8; this translates as MSGGTLGARPALRERLAVAAITIVAVLLFGLAGCSRTPAPIMEMSADAVPGLIEVELRARAAVPGKVIDEEAQEDDLYGDVFSPEYDVELQVEPGTEAEVLAQLRARSDVIWAEPVVSYNALWIPDDPDFSKQWHLKAVGAESAWDATRGEGVTVAVIDTGIYPVDDLDPERLVKGWNFVGHNDDARDDHAHGTHVAGTVAQSTGNGKGVAGMAPAARLMPVKVLSAFGSGTSHDIAEGIRWAVDHGARVLNLSLGGGARSLAMESAVAYARRRGAVVVCAAGNGGSRGVSYPAAYPDAFAISAVGPRGRLAPYSSFGPQIAIAAPGGDKSQGEESGVLQQTLADGSTTEAAYRWFQGTSMATPHVAGAAALVMSLGVSAPGAVEGLLRSTAQDPPESSSERYGSGLLDAAAAVRQATLWWGLWRLAFAVLGAWFALRHARALDQIRATEKPGPAFWAGLALGSGALAMLAPAFGERIPLMSFLALPPAAWPQRFLTPWAGYAGWSALVPFILALLARLSARPLQNAFGAAVAGLAFGWAGTLLHAALWRTVALPWMPSLLMPFWLLASALVAWVAGRGLLARESLR
- a CDS encoding CPBP family intramembrane metalloprotease yields the protein MPPPSAPAGSPRTARRDAARAPPGRPCSSSAICLQRNGGTAHPHPLSRQREMTDPTWYGARLMSPPGKLGAGSAMAAYVALLFGMLVIGAPAQQRGIVSGLWITEALAIALPAAFVLGFAGIQFAPWLGLRRLSLRHALVAAAVAAVNQPVVSFLTWIAHNVLPRGVVEDFDAKQRMLDTVFRMNAMPMLITVTLAAPLGEELFFRGFALPALRRSWGPLAALVVSGALFSLLHMDAVGFIGLLEIGMLLGALRWWSGSLWAAMIGHAVNNGIAGGAFLLGWEDPDVPPPAWVLALGATLFILGLWELARLLRRSVPDDAAEIAGGPGRGAAAALGLTWVVAVIWGLQVVFALRS